One Homo sapiens chromosome 15 genomic patch of type FIX, GRCh38.p14 PATCHES HG2365_PATCH genomic window carries:
- the LOC102723564 gene encoding E3 ubiquitin-protein ligase HERC2-like → MVAHSIAWSSCSEWSIGLHVPFGVDICSVTFEQLDLLLRQVSEGMDGSADWPPPQEKECVAVATLNLPRLQLHAAISHQVDLEFLGLGLGSVFLNSLKQKVVTLASSADVLSTVQSASQAMLQSGWSMLLPTAEKQARALCSPVLRSFRQ, encoded by the exons AGCATTGCTTGGTCATCGTGTTCTGAGTGGTCCATTGGCCTCCATGTCCCTTTTGGGGTGGATATTTGCTCAGTGACTTTTGAGCAGCTGGATCTCCTGCTTCGGCAGGTGAGTGAGGGGATGGATGGCTCCGCGGACTGGCCCCCGCCCCAGGAGAAAGAGTGCGTGGCCGTGGCAACGCTGAATCTTCCCCGACTTCAG ttgCATGCTGCCATTAGTCACCAGGTTGACCTGGAATTCCTTGGTTTAGGTCTGGGCAGCGTCTTCCTGAACAGCCTGAAGCAGAAGGTGGTGACCCTGGCAAGCAGCGCAGACGTGCTGAGCACCGTGCAGTCGGCCTCCCAGGCCATGCTGCAGAGCGGCTGGTCCATGCTGTTGCCCACCGCTGAGAAGCAGGCCCGGGCACTCTGCTCTCCTGTCCTGCGGAG TTTCAGGCAATGA